From Peromyscus maniculatus bairdii isolate BWxNUB_F1_BW_parent chromosome 8, HU_Pman_BW_mat_3.1, whole genome shotgun sequence, a single genomic window includes:
- the Dynll2 gene encoding dynein light chain 2, cytoplasmic: MSDRKAVIKNADMSEDMQQDAVDCATQAMEKYNIEKDIAAYIKKEFDKKYNPTWHCIVGRNFGSYVTHETKHFIYFYLGQVAILLFKSG, from the exons ATGTCTGACCGGAAGGCAGTGATCAAGAACGCAGACATGTCTGAGGACATGCAACAGGATGCCGTTGACTGCGCCACACAGGCCATGGAGAAATACAACATAGAGAAGGACATTGCTGCCTATATCAAGAAG gAGTTTGACAAGAAGTATAACCCCACCTGGCACTGCATCGTGGGCCGGAATTTTGGCAGTTATGTCACACACGAGACGAAGCACTTCATCTATTTTTACTTGGGTCAAGTCGCCATCCTCCTCTTCAAGTCAGGCTAG